One window of the Streptomyces sp. TS71-3 genome contains the following:
- a CDS encoding pentapeptide repeat-containing protein — protein sequence MKQAKEPGKPKVRRARRPELRLPPLTAWPGGPLEPDGDYDSVRFEALDLSGQDAGGARFMDCALGDCALDELRLTRARLLDSVLAAPRGVGAELVEATLRDVEVTDARLGGTQLHGAVLERVVIRGGKIDYPNFRAARLKDVVFEGCVLVEPDFAGARLERVEFPDSTLRGADFSNAVLTDVDLRGTAVLDITRGVDRLSGAVITPTQLLDLAPVLAAQMGVRVLEG from the coding sequence GTGAAGCAAGCGAAGGAGCCGGGGAAGCCGAAGGTCAGGCGTGCGCGGCGGCCCGAGCTGCGTCTGCCGCCGCTCACCGCGTGGCCGGGCGGGCCCCTGGAGCCGGACGGCGACTACGACAGCGTCCGCTTCGAGGCCCTGGACCTCTCGGGCCAGGACGCGGGCGGCGCCCGGTTCATGGACTGCGCGCTCGGGGACTGCGCGCTGGACGAGCTCCGGCTCACCCGTGCCCGTCTGCTGGACTCCGTCCTCGCCGCGCCCCGGGGCGTCGGCGCCGAACTGGTGGAGGCCACCCTGCGCGACGTGGAGGTGACCGACGCCCGCCTCGGCGGCACGCAGCTGCACGGCGCGGTGCTGGAGCGCGTGGTGATACGCGGCGGGAAGATCGACTACCCCAACTTCCGCGCGGCCCGGCTGAAGGACGTGGTCTTCGAGGGCTGCGTCCTGGTCGAGCCGGACTTCGCCGGGGCCCGCCTGGAGCGCGTCGAGTTCCCGGACTCCACGCTCAGGGGTGCGGACTTCAGCAACGCGGTGCTCACTGACGTGGACCTGCGGGGCACCGCGGTCCTCGACATCACCCGCGGCGTGGACCGCCTCTCCGGCGCCGTGATCACCCCGACCCAGCTCCTGGACCTCGCGCCGGTGCTCGCCGCGCAGATGGGCGTGCGGGTGCTGGAGGGGTAG
- a CDS encoding Clp protease N-terminal domain-containing protein, with product MLTAAGVTGAGGQDAKDALATLGIDVDEIRRRADDTFGPGRFHFPRPAFTLHAKKAMEMTLRESRALGHEHIGTEHLLLGLIAEEAAHSEANGDPGPGPGGAARILGALDVDPAALRTAVLTRIGPPVGA from the coding sequence ATGCTGACGGCCGCCGGGGTGACCGGCGCCGGCGGCCAGGACGCCAAGGACGCCCTGGCCACGCTCGGCATCGACGTCGACGAGATCAGGCGCAGGGCCGACGACACCTTCGGGCCCGGCCGGTTCCACTTCCCCCGGCCCGCGTTCACCCTCCACGCCAAGAAGGCCATGGAGATGACGCTGCGGGAGTCCCGCGCGCTCGGGCACGAGCACATAGGCACCGAACACCTGCTGCTGGGGCTCATCGCCGAGGAGGCGGCCCACTCGGAGGCGAACGGCGATCCCGGACCCGGGCCCGGCGGGGCCGCCCGGATCCTCGGGGCCCTCGACGTCGACCCGGCCGCCCTGCGCACGGCGGTCCTGACCCGCATCGGTCCGCCGGTCGGGGCGTAG
- a CDS encoding flavin reductase family protein, which yields MSRLAGGVVLVTAQEPPLDPDGPGGEDAGMTATSFMSVSLDPPLVLVSVRTGSRMDDLLEEQPLWAVSVLAEGQRQIAGRFAMRGRLSDRLLFQDVPHRRGAITGAPLIDGSLATLECRTHQRVPTGDHTLVIGLVLETGLPHPEAAPLSYFRGRYRHLA from the coding sequence ATGTCCCGGCTGGCCGGGGGAGTGGTGCTGGTCACCGCGCAGGAACCGCCGCTGGACCCGGACGGCCCCGGCGGCGAGGACGCGGGCATGACGGCGACCTCCTTCATGTCCGTCTCGCTCGACCCCCCTCTCGTGCTGGTCAGCGTGCGTACCGGCTCCCGCATGGACGATCTGCTGGAGGAGCAGCCCCTGTGGGCCGTCTCGGTGCTGGCGGAGGGGCAGCGGCAGATCGCCGGGAGATTCGCGATGCGGGGGCGGCTCAGCGACCGGCTGCTCTTCCAGGACGTCCCGCACCGCCGGGGCGCCATCACCGGGGCGCCGCTGATCGACGGGTCCCTGGCGACCCTGGAGTGCCGCACGCACCAGCGCGTGCCGACCGGCGACCACACCCTCGTGATCGGGCTCGTCCTCGAAACCGGCCTGCCCCACCCCGAAGCCGCCCCCCTCTCCTACTTCCGCGGGCGCTACCGCCACCTCGCCTGA
- a CDS encoding alpha/beta fold hydrolase, with product MPPATPATPATPATPVIPGFDQRRIPGAGGVHLNVAVGGSGHPVVLLHGFPQTHLMWRHVAADLAADHTVICPDLRGYGASDKPAESGAGTYAKRTMAADVVAVARALGHERFALAGHDRGALVAFRAGLDHPDAVSHLACLDVLPTLDMWEALHGAGAAVGFHLYLMAQPPGLPEQLISAAPDAFFGHFLDAWTADPAALPADVRAAYLAACRAAVPSIVADYRASAGIDADHDRADRAAGNRLGMPVTVLQQDWGAALGYDSAALWRAWAPDLRHTTVTCGHFMAEEAPGDVTKALRYLLIR from the coding sequence ATGCCACCCGCGACCCCCGCGACCCCCGCCACCCCCGCCACCCCCGTCATCCCCGGTTTCGACCAGCGCCGGATCCCCGGTGCCGGCGGCGTTCACCTGAACGTGGCCGTCGGCGGCTCCGGACATCCGGTCGTGCTGCTGCACGGCTTTCCGCAGACCCACCTGATGTGGCGGCACGTGGCCGCCGACCTCGCCGCGGACCACACCGTCATCTGCCCCGACCTGCGCGGCTACGGCGCCAGCGACAAGCCCGCCGAGTCAGGCGCCGGCACCTACGCCAAGCGGACCATGGCCGCCGACGTCGTCGCCGTGGCGCGGGCGCTGGGGCACGAGCGGTTCGCGCTGGCCGGGCACGACCGGGGCGCGCTCGTCGCGTTCCGCGCCGGGCTCGACCACCCGGACGCCGTCAGCCACCTGGCCTGCCTCGACGTGCTGCCGACGCTCGACATGTGGGAGGCGCTGCACGGCGCCGGGGCCGCCGTCGGATTCCACCTCTACCTGATGGCGCAGCCCCCCGGCCTGCCGGAGCAGCTCATCTCCGCCGCGCCGGACGCGTTCTTCGGACACTTCCTCGACGCCTGGACGGCCGACCCGGCGGCGCTCCCCGCCGACGTGCGTGCCGCGTACCTGGCGGCGTGCCGCGCGGCGGTGCCGTCCATCGTGGCCGACTACCGAGCCTCCGCGGGCATCGACGCCGACCACGACAGGGCCGACCGCGCGGCCGGCAACCGGCTGGGGATGCCCGTCACCGTCCTCCAGCAGGACTGGGGCGCCGCACTCGGCTACGACTCCGCCGCCCTCTGGCGGGCCTGGGCCCCCGACCTGCGCCACACCACCGTCACCTGCGGCCACTTCATGGCCGAGGAGGCACCCGGCGACGTCACGAAGGCGCTGCGGTACCTGCTGATCCGGTGA
- the arfB gene encoding alternative ribosome rescue aminoacyl-tRNA hydrolase ArfB, which yields MSGPYVIRGSVSLPEAELVWRFSRSSGPGGQHVNTSDSQVELRFDLARTESLPPVWRERALERLAGRLVDGVISVRASEHRSQWRNRETAAVRLAALLAEATAPPPRQRRATRVPRGINERRLVQKKRRGDTKRGRSTRWE from the coding sequence ATGTCCGGTCCCTATGTCATCCGTGGCTCCGTCTCGCTGCCCGAGGCCGAGCTGGTCTGGCGTTTCTCCAGGTCGTCGGGGCCCGGCGGGCAGCATGTGAACACCTCGGACTCCCAGGTGGAGCTCCGCTTTGACCTCGCGCGCACGGAGTCTTTGCCTCCGGTGTGGCGGGAACGCGCGCTCGAACGGCTCGCGGGTCGGCTCGTCGACGGGGTCATATCGGTACGGGCCTCGGAGCACCGTTCCCAGTGGCGCAACCGCGAGACCGCGGCGGTGCGGCTGGCCGCGCTGCTCGCGGAGGCCACGGCACCGCCGCCCCGCCAGCGCCGGGCCACGCGGGTGCCGCGGGGGATCAACGAGCGGCGGCTGGTGCAGAAGAAGAGGCGGGGCGACACCAAGCGGGGGCGCTCGACTCGCTGGGAGTAG
- a CDS encoding GNAT family N-acetyltransferase, whose translation MIRTATAADVPVLLTMIRELAAYEKAPDEARATREQLTEALFGDRPAAYAHIAADDETGEPVGFALWFPNFSTWRGRQGIYLEDLYVRPDRRGGGHGKALLTELARICVARGYERLEWSVLNWNEPSIRFYRAMGARPQDEWTVYRLTDEPLRRLGTVPA comes from the coding sequence ATGATTCGCACCGCCACAGCCGCTGACGTGCCCGTTCTGCTCACCATGATCCGCGAACTCGCCGCGTACGAGAAGGCGCCCGACGAGGCCCGCGCCACGCGGGAGCAGCTCACCGAGGCACTCTTCGGCGACCGTCCCGCCGCGTACGCGCACATCGCGGCGGACGACGAGACGGGCGAGCCGGTGGGCTTCGCGCTGTGGTTCCCGAACTTCTCCACCTGGCGCGGCAGGCAGGGCATCTACCTGGAGGACCTGTACGTACGCCCGGACCGGCGCGGCGGCGGGCACGGCAAGGCGCTCCTCACCGAGCTGGCCCGGATCTGCGTGGCGCGCGGCTACGAGCGTCTTGAGTGGTCGGTCCTGAACTGGAACGAGCCGTCGATCCGCTTCTACCGCGCGATGGGCGCCCGCCCCCAGGACGAGTGGACGGTCTACCGCCTCACCGACGAGCCGCTGCGGCGGCTCGGCACGGTTCCGGCCTGA
- a CDS encoding BTAD domain-containing putative transcriptional regulator translates to MSVGFGVLGPVTAWDAAGRPIALKGPRHRAVLARLLVARRRVVPVARLADDLWAGLPEPPADPVGAVRTFVAALRRALEPHRPPRAPARLLVTEGPGYALRAAPGTVDAWRFEDAVATAGELPPEAGLARLTQALGWWRGPAYADFADRPWARAERARLTQLRLHAVERRAAARMALGRAAEAAADLDAHVAEHPWREDAWRLLALALYRTGRQHDALSVLRRARALLTGQLGLDPGPGLRGLEADILNQAAHLDQTAHLDQATHLDRVVDGAAAAGGLAAGLPAHAAGGVSTGSARAGAADAGAGFAAERLWAQTTAAYEHAVPAGARARLESTVGLLRGLAVTGGSGLQAARRQRLAAVAAAEELGDPALTARVIGAYDVPAIWTRVDDPEQAAQVVAAARRALAVLPSATAGGGTATGTAWAAAGAGTASGARATTTSGTEARATTTSASAGAPARARLLATIALESRGEPGRTPAAATPAPTAAAAAREAEAIARRLNDPVLLAFALNAVFMQSFDAAGRAPRRDAIGTELVALAARHDLVAYEVLGHLIRLQARGGLGDFDGADRHAAAADRLAKRHELPLVGVFTTWYRAVRLAETGGDPVAAEGAFREAATLLDGAGMPGLEQGLLPLALLCLRVRNGGAALADDGDEIDEIDEIDEIDEVTGWGPYAPWALPHVLLAQGRRDAAASALRRAPDPPGDLLMEALWCLIGQAAIALGDRERVARARAALVPAAGELAGAGSGVLTVGPVTRHLSDLTAALGVG, encoded by the coding sequence GTGTCGGTCGGGTTCGGCGTGCTGGGCCCGGTGACGGCGTGGGACGCCGCCGGGCGGCCGATCGCGCTGAAGGGCCCCCGGCACCGTGCCGTGCTGGCGCGGCTGCTCGTCGCCCGGCGCCGCGTCGTACCGGTCGCGCGGCTGGCCGACGACCTGTGGGCGGGGCTGCCCGAGCCGCCCGCGGACCCGGTGGGCGCCGTCCGCACCTTCGTGGCCGCCCTGCGCCGCGCTCTCGAACCGCACCGGCCGCCCCGTGCCCCGGCCCGGCTCCTGGTGACCGAGGGCCCGGGGTACGCGCTGCGGGCCGCACCCGGCACGGTGGACGCCTGGCGCTTCGAGGACGCGGTGGCCACCGCCGGCGAGCTGCCGCCCGAGGCGGGCCTCGCCCGGCTGACGCAGGCGCTGGGGTGGTGGCGCGGCCCCGCGTACGCGGACTTCGCCGACCGGCCGTGGGCCCGCGCGGAGCGCGCCCGCCTCACCCAGCTCCGGCTGCACGCGGTCGAACGCAGGGCCGCGGCCCGCATGGCACTCGGCCGCGCCGCGGAGGCCGCCGCCGATCTGGACGCGCACGTGGCCGAGCACCCCTGGCGCGAGGACGCGTGGCGGCTGCTGGCCCTCGCGCTGTACCGGACGGGCCGGCAGCACGACGCGCTGTCGGTGCTGCGCCGCGCCCGTGCCCTGCTCACCGGGCAGCTGGGCCTCGACCCCGGCCCGGGTCTGCGCGGCCTGGAGGCGGACATCCTCAACCAGGCGGCTCACCTGGACCAGACAGCTCACCTGGACCAGGCGACTCATCTGGACCGGGTGGTGGACGGTGCGGCTGCGGCGGGCGGGCTCGCGGCAGGGCTCCCGGCCCACGCAGCCGGGGGCGTCAGCACTGGCTCCGCCCGCGCCGGCGCCGCGGACGCCGGCGCCGGTTTCGCCGCTGAGCGCCTGTGGGCGCAGACCACCGCCGCGTACGAGCACGCCGTGCCCGCCGGGGCGCGGGCCAGGCTGGAGTCGACGGTGGGGCTGCTGCGGGGCCTCGCGGTGACCGGCGGCAGCGGGCTCCAGGCGGCCAGGCGGCAGCGCCTCGCGGCGGTCGCCGCGGCGGAGGAACTGGGCGATCCGGCGCTGACCGCGCGGGTGATCGGCGCGTACGACGTGCCGGCGATCTGGACGCGTGTCGACGATCCGGAGCAGGCCGCCCAGGTCGTCGCGGCCGCGCGGCGCGCGCTGGCGGTGCTTCCTTCGGCGACGGCCGGGGGCGGAACGGCGACCGGGACCGCCTGGGCGGCGGCTGGGGCCGGGACCGCATCCGGGGCCAGGGCCACGACCACATCCGGGACCGAGGCCAGGGCCACGACCACATCCGCTTCGGCCGGCGCCCCGGCACGTGCCCGGCTCCTGGCCACCATCGCCCTGGAGTCCCGTGGTGAACCTGGCCGGACCCCCGCCGCCGCCACTCCCGCTCCCACGGCCGCTGCCGCCGCCCGGGAGGCCGAGGCCATCGCCCGGCGGCTGAACGACCCCGTGCTGCTGGCGTTCGCCCTGAACGCCGTCTTCATGCAGAGCTTCGACGCCGCCGGACGCGCCCCGCGACGGGACGCGATCGGGACCGAACTCGTCGCGCTGGCCGCCCGGCACGACCTCGTCGCCTACGAGGTCCTCGGTCACCTGATCCGGCTCCAGGCCCGCGGCGGGCTGGGGGACTTCGACGGGGCCGACCGGCACGCCGCCGCCGCGGACCGGCTCGCGAAGCGTCACGAGCTTCCGCTGGTGGGGGTGTTCACCACGTGGTACCGGGCGGTGCGGCTGGCCGAGACGGGCGGGGATCCGGTGGCGGCGGAGGGGGCGTTCCGGGAGGCGGCGACCCTGCTGGACGGTGCGGGCATGCCCGGCCTCGAACAGGGGCTGCTGCCCCTCGCCCTGCTCTGCCTGCGGGTGCGGAACGGAGGAGCCGCGCTCGCCGACGACGGCGACGAGATCGACGAGATCGACGAGATCGACGAGATCGACGAGGTTACGGGCTGGGGTCCGTACGCACCCTGGGCCCTCCCCCACGTGCTGCTGGCGCAGGGCCGCCGGGATGCGGCGGCCTCGGCCCTGCGCCGCGCCCCGGACCCGCCCGGGGATCTCCTCATGGAGGCGCTCTGGTGCCTGATCGGGCAGGCCGCGATCGCTCTCGGGGACCGTGAGCGGGTGGCCCGTGCCCGTGCGGCTCTCGTGCCCGCGGCGGGGGAACTGGCCGGTGCGGGGAGCGGCGTGCTCACCGTCGGCCCGGTCACCCGCCACCTCTCCGACCTCACCGCGGCGCTGGGCGTCGGCTAG
- the cdgB gene encoding diguanylate cyclase CdgB — protein sequence MDTESEPYVRLATLRQLHQVMADMNTARSLADTLQNVADGVVEGLGYELSCVNLVRPDGDLVVAALAGDRAAEALITGRVGSRLAWERRLSMGEAWGDLRFIPHTEGWILDDDDVPQWFTEGPEPRFEDEWHPSDRLFAPLYAPGASGGDLLGVISVDRPRNGRRPGPWGREALQMYAFQAAIAISNARLRANMQRALVRLEREQQALRASEESFRQAFEYAPSGMAIAEMGGDQHGRILRSNDALCRLLGRPASMMRRYSFSDLVHPEDIGTLLRTSAEGGRAELRLARRDGTYMWVSLRNSVVADAADGPRFLLTHVEDIEERKRRELQLAHRASHDSLTGLPNSAELRARLGARLCGRPQSLPPSDIDSLDAAYAGPPLGDLGYGPGGPAAAAAAGFPGHDHVHTVAPDDEADDGTKGLAVLFCDLDGFKSINDRFGHHTGDAVLIEVARRLTSGVRDGDTVARLGGDEFVVLADGLGRADAQDLAVRLRNAIIPPIKVDGRAVRVGASFGIGWAHCGMSADEVLKSADQRMYIEKRSRAKQHRRAG from the coding sequence ATGGACACGGAGTCCGAGCCGTACGTCCGCCTGGCGACCCTGCGGCAGTTGCACCAGGTCATGGCGGACATGAACACCGCCCGCAGCCTCGCCGACACCCTCCAGAACGTCGCGGACGGCGTGGTGGAGGGCCTCGGCTACGAGCTGTCCTGCGTCAACCTGGTGCGGCCCGATGGCGACCTCGTCGTCGCCGCGCTGGCGGGTGACCGCGCCGCGGAGGCGCTGATCACGGGCCGCGTCGGCTCCCGGCTGGCCTGGGAGCGCAGGCTGTCCATGGGCGAGGCCTGGGGGGACCTGCGGTTCATCCCGCACACCGAGGGCTGGATCCTCGACGACGACGACGTCCCGCAGTGGTTCACCGAGGGCCCCGAGCCGCGCTTCGAGGACGAGTGGCATCCGTCCGACCGGCTCTTCGCGCCCCTGTACGCGCCGGGCGCCTCCGGCGGCGACCTGCTCGGCGTGATCTCCGTGGACCGCCCGCGCAACGGCCGCAGGCCCGGCCCCTGGGGCCGCGAGGCCCTCCAGATGTACGCGTTCCAGGCCGCCATCGCGATCAGCAACGCCCGGCTGCGGGCCAACATGCAGCGCGCCCTGGTCCGCCTGGAGCGCGAGCAGCAGGCCCTGCGCGCCAGTGAGGAATCCTTCCGACAGGCCTTCGAGTACGCGCCCTCCGGCATGGCCATCGCGGAGATGGGCGGCGACCAGCACGGCCGCATCCTGCGCAGCAACGACGCCCTGTGCCGCCTGCTGGGCCGCCCCGCCTCGATGATGCGGCGCTACTCGTTCTCCGACCTCGTGCACCCGGAGGACATCGGCACGCTGCTGCGCACCTCCGCCGAGGGCGGCCGCGCCGAGCTGCGCCTGGCCAGGCGCGACGGCACCTACATGTGGGTCTCGCTGCGCAACTCCGTCGTCGCCGACGCGGCCGACGGCCCCCGCTTCCTGCTCACCCACGTCGAGGACATCGAGGAGCGCAAGCGCCGCGAGCTGCAACTCGCCCACCGCGCCTCGCACGACTCGCTCACCGGCCTGCCCAACTCCGCCGAGCTGCGCGCCCGGCTCGGCGCCCGGCTCTGCGGCCGTCCGCAGTCCCTGCCGCCGTCCGACATCGATTCCCTCGACGCCGCCTACGCGGGCCCGCCGCTCGGCGACCTCGGCTACGGCCCCGGCGGCCCCGCGGCTGCGGCCGCGGCGGGCTTCCCGGGCCACGACCACGTGCACACGGTCGCCCCGGACGACGAGGCCGACGACGGCACGAAGGGCCTCGCCGTGCTCTTCTGCGACCTGGACGGCTTCAAGTCGATCAACGACCGCTTCGGGCACCACACCGGCGACGCCGTGCTCATCGAGGTCGCCCGCCGCCTCACCAGCGGCGTACGGGACGGCGACACGGTCGCCAGGCTCGGCGGCGACGAGTTCGTCGTCCTCGCCGACGGCCTCGGCCGCGCGGACGCGCAGGACCTCGCGGTCCGCCTGCGGAACGCCATCATCCCCCCGATCAAGGTCGACGGCCGCGCGGTCCGCGTCGGCGCCAGCTTCGGGATCGGCTGGGCACACTGCGGCATGTCGGCGGACGAAGTATTGAAATCAGCTGACCAACGGATGTACATCGAGAAGCGCTCGCGTGCGAAACAGCACAGACGAGCGGGCTAA
- a CDS encoding aminoglycoside phosphotransferase family protein yields MTVEIPDSLVTAQLRYNGDLGRAFLAALPERAATFLRRWRLTRDGPVAAGVCALVLPVRRSDGTPAVLKLQYLDDETVGEPVALRAWDGRGAARLLAHDPGTGTMLLERLDASRQLGTVADSRAAVLVIAGLLARLTAVRAPSGLRDLGTMVRATVPRTPAVRTVEDPGARRVLEGCTAALRELVADADAETDTDTGAGARARADGSVAGNADVDGHAEADGHTEADRHTEADVGGDVEADAGAGAGGGFGNRLLHWDLHFENVLAGGREPWLAIDPKPLSGDPGFELFPALHNRFAASEVVWRFDAMTDVLGLDRERARAWTLVRVLQFCLWDAEQHRLPGAVQVEVGRRLLDR; encoded by the coding sequence ATGACGGTGGAGATCCCGGACAGCCTCGTGACCGCCCAGCTCCGGTACAACGGCGACCTCGGCCGGGCCTTCCTCGCCGCACTGCCCGAGCGGGCGGCCACATTCCTGCGGAGGTGGCGGCTGACCCGGGACGGGCCCGTGGCGGCCGGCGTGTGCGCGCTGGTGCTGCCGGTGCGGCGTTCGGACGGCACGCCGGCCGTGCTCAAGCTCCAGTACCTGGACGACGAGACGGTGGGCGAGCCCGTCGCGCTACGGGCCTGGGACGGCCGGGGCGCGGCACGGCTGCTCGCGCACGACCCCGGGACCGGGACGATGCTTCTGGAGCGGCTGGACGCGTCCCGGCAGCTCGGCACGGTCGCCGACTCGCGCGCGGCCGTGCTGGTCATCGCCGGACTGCTGGCCCGGCTGACCGCGGTCCGGGCGCCCTCGGGCCTGCGGGATCTCGGCACCATGGTCCGGGCCACCGTGCCCCGGACACCCGCCGTGCGGACGGTCGAGGACCCGGGGGCCCGCCGGGTGCTGGAGGGCTGCACGGCGGCGTTGCGGGAGCTCGTCGCGGATGCGGATGCGGAGACGGATACGGATACGGGCGCGGGTGCGCGTGCGCGTGCGGACGGGAGCGTGGCCGGGAACGCGGACGTGGACGGGCATGCGGAAGCGGACGGGCACACGGAAGCGGACAGGCACACGGAAGCGGACGTGGGCGGGGACGTCGAGGCGGACGCGGGCGCGGGCGCCGGCGGCGGCTTCGGCAACCGCCTGCTCCACTGGGACCTGCACTTCGAGAACGTCCTCGCCGGCGGGCGCGAGCCGTGGCTCGCCATCGACCCGAAGCCGCTGTCCGGCGACCCCGGCTTCGAGCTCTTCCCGGCCCTGCACAACCGCTTCGCGGCGTCCGAGGTGGTCTGGCGCTTCGACGCGATGACGGACGTCCTGGGCCTGGACCGCGAGCGGGCACGCGCGTGGACGCTGGTCCGGGTGCTCCAGTTCTGCCTCTGGGACGCCGAGCAGCACCGCCTGCCCGGTGCCGTCCAGGTGGAGGTCGGGCGCCGCCTGCTGGACCGCTGA
- a CDS encoding MFS transporter, translating into MTAPRPGERDEAGEGPDPHRWWALVVIALAQLMVVLDATIVTIALPSAQRELHISSGNRQWVITAYTLAFGGLLLLGGRVADFVGRKRTFVIGLCGFAVASGVGGAAQSSGMLFGARALQGVFAALLAPSALSLLSTTFQDPSERAKAFGVFSALAGSGAAIGLMAGGLLTDFLSWRWCLYVNIPIAIGTVAGALTLLHDRPGHEEARLDIPGVVLGCGGLVAIVYGFSEAQPRGWTSPFVLVLLAVGLAMLVFFVRWQTKAPHPLLPPHIIRERNRAGSFLAIVMATIGLFGLFLFLTFYMQTILGYSPLRTGLAFLPIAGAIVVGSTQISARLLPRTAPRNLVVPGMILAAGGLIILTQLTVEAAYVTHLLPAMLLLGLGIGLTFMPVMATATAGVAPWDAGVTSATVNTSQQVGGSIGTSLLNTIATSTASDYVRTHLRDPAQRTAVERAGVVHGYATAIWWAVVIMLIGAVVAGVLISGRGPQQPARREGRVPEPVR; encoded by the coding sequence ATGACCGCCCCCCGACCAGGTGAGCGGGACGAGGCCGGCGAGGGGCCGGATCCGCACCGCTGGTGGGCCCTGGTCGTCATCGCGCTCGCGCAGCTCATGGTCGTCCTCGACGCGACGATCGTGACCATCGCGCTGCCGTCGGCGCAGCGCGAGCTGCACATCTCCAGCGGCAACCGGCAGTGGGTCATCACCGCCTACACGCTGGCGTTCGGCGGGCTGCTGCTGCTCGGCGGCCGGGTCGCGGACTTCGTCGGGCGGAAGCGGACGTTCGTCATCGGGCTCTGCGGCTTCGCCGTCGCCTCCGGCGTGGGGGGCGCCGCGCAGTCGTCGGGGATGCTCTTCGGGGCGCGCGCCCTCCAGGGGGTGTTCGCGGCGCTCCTCGCGCCGTCCGCGCTGTCGCTGCTGTCCACGACCTTCCAGGACCCCTCGGAGCGCGCGAAGGCCTTCGGCGTCTTCAGCGCCCTCGCGGGCAGCGGGGCCGCGATCGGCCTGATGGCCGGCGGGCTGCTGACCGACTTCCTGAGCTGGCGCTGGTGCCTGTACGTCAACATCCCGATCGCGATCGGCACGGTGGCCGGCGCGCTCACCCTGCTGCACGACCGGCCCGGACACGAGGAGGCCCGGCTGGACATCCCCGGCGTGGTGCTCGGCTGCGGCGGCCTGGTCGCCATCGTGTACGGCTTCAGCGAGGCCCAGCCGCGCGGCTGGACCAGTCCGTTCGTCCTCGTGCTGCTCGCGGTGGGCCTGGCGATGCTGGTCTTCTTCGTCCGGTGGCAGACGAAGGCCCCTCATCCCCTGCTGCCGCCGCACATCATCCGGGAGCGGAACCGGGCGGGCAGCTTCCTCGCGATCGTCATGGCCACGATCGGCCTGTTCGGGCTCTTCCTGTTCCTGACCTTCTACATGCAGACCATCCTCGGCTACTCACCGCTGCGCACCGGCCTCGCGTTCCTACCCATCGCGGGCGCCATCGTCGTCGGCTCCACGCAGATCTCGGCGCGGCTGCTGCCGCGCACCGCGCCCCGGAACCTGGTGGTGCCCGGCATGATCCTGGCGGCGGGCGGACTCATCATCCTCACCCAGCTCACCGTGGAGGCGGCATACGTGACCCACCTGCTGCCGGCCATGCTGCTGCTCGGCCTCGGGATCGGGCTGACCTTCATGCCGGTGATGGCGACGGCGACGGCGGGGGTCGCCCCGTGGGACGCCGGCGTGACGTCGGCGACCGTCAACACGTCGCAGCAGGTCGGCGGGTCCATCGGCACGTCCCTGCTGAACACCATCGCGACGAGCACCGCCTCCGACTACGTCCGCACGCACCTGCGCGACCCGGCCCAGCGCACGGCCGTGGAGCGCGCCGGGGTCGTGCACGGGTACGCGACGGCGATCTGGTGGGCCGTGGTGATCATGCTGATCGGGGCGGTCGTCGCGGGGGTCCTCATCAGCGGAAGGGGACCGCAGCAGCCGGCCCGGCGGGAGGGGCGGGTGCCGGAGCCCGTGCGGTGA
- a CDS encoding TerD family protein, with the protein MAVSLSKGGNVSLTKEAPGLTAVTVGLGWDVRTTTGTDFDLDASAIAVNGQGKVYSDGHFVFFNNKQTPDQTIVHTGDNRTGEGAGDDEAININLSGLPADIDRVVFPVSIYDADNRSQNFGQVRNAYIRIVNQTGGSEIARYDLSEDAATETAMVFGELYRNGAEWKFRAVGQGYASGLAGIAQDFGVNV; encoded by the coding sequence ATGGCTGTAAGCCTGTCCAAAGGCGGCAACGTCTCGCTCACCAAGGAGGCACCGGGCCTGACCGCCGTCACGGTGGGCCTCGGCTGGGACGTCCGCACCACCACCGGCACGGACTTCGACCTGGACGCCTCGGCCATCGCGGTCAACGGCCAGGGCAAGGTCTACTCCGACGGTCACTTCGTCTTCTTCAACAACAAGCAGACGCCCGACCAGACCATCGTCCACACCGGTGACAACCGCACGGGCGAAGGCGCCGGCGACGACGAGGCGATCAACATCAACCTCTCCGGCCTCCCCGCCGACATCGACCGGGTCGTCTTCCCCGTCTCCATCTACGACGCGGACAACCGCAGCCAGAACTTCGGCCAGGTCCGCAACGCCTACATCCGCATCGTCAACCAGACCGGCGGCTCCGAGATCGCCCGCTACGACCTGAGCGAGGACGCCGCCACCGAGACCGCGATGGTCTTCGGCGAGCTCTACCGCAACGGCGCCGAGTGGAAGTTCCGCGCCGTCGGCCAGGGCTACGCCTCGGGCCTCGCGGGCATCGCGCAGGACTTCGGCGTCAACGTCTGA